From the genome of Ectobacillus sp. JY-23, one region includes:
- the eno gene encoding phosphopyruvate hydratase, with product MPAILDVYAREVLDSRGNPTVEVEVYTESGAFGRAIVPSGASTGEHEAVELRDGDKGRYLGKGVQKAVDNVNEIIAEAIVGMDVTDQAGIDAVMIDLDGTENKGKLGANAILGVSMAVAHAAADYVGLPLYRYLGGFNAKQLPTPMMNIINGGSHADNNVDFQEFMILPVGAPTFKEAIRMGAEVFHALKSVLSAKGLNTAVGDEGGFAPNLGSNREALEVIMEAIKKAGYEAGKDILLGMDVASSEFYNKETGKYDLAGEGRTGLTSKEMVDFYEELVNEFPILSIEDGLDENDWEGHKLLTERIGDRVQLVGDDLFVTNTKKLAEGIEKGISNSILIKVNQIGTLTETFEAIEMAKRAGYTAVVSHRSGETEDATIADIAVATNAGQIKTGSMSRTDRIAKYNQLLRIEDELGDLAVYAGLKSFYNLKK from the coding sequence ATGCCAGCTATTTTAGACGTTTATGCTCGTGAAGTATTAGACTCCCGTGGTAACCCAACGGTAGAAGTAGAAGTATACACAGAGTCCGGTGCATTCGGACGCGCAATCGTACCAAGTGGTGCATCCACTGGTGAGCACGAAGCAGTTGAGCTTCGCGACGGCGACAAAGGTCGTTACCTTGGTAAAGGTGTACAAAAAGCGGTTGATAACGTAAACGAAATCATCGCTGAAGCAATCGTAGGTATGGACGTAACAGATCAAGCAGGTATCGACGCTGTGATGATCGACCTTGATGGTACAGAAAACAAAGGTAAATTGGGTGCAAACGCAATCCTTGGCGTATCCATGGCAGTAGCACACGCTGCAGCTGACTACGTGGGTCTTCCATTGTACCGCTACCTTGGCGGCTTCAACGCGAAGCAATTGCCAACACCAATGATGAACATCATCAACGGCGGTTCTCACGCAGACAACAACGTAGACTTCCAAGAATTCATGATTCTTCCTGTAGGTGCGCCTACATTCAAAGAAGCAATCCGCATGGGTGCTGAAGTATTCCACGCATTGAAATCTGTATTAAGTGCAAAAGGCTTAAACACAGCTGTAGGTGACGAAGGTGGTTTCGCACCAAACCTTGGTTCTAACCGTGAAGCACTAGAAGTAATCATGGAAGCAATTAAAAAAGCTGGCTACGAAGCTGGTAAAGACATCCTTCTAGGTATGGACGTTGCTTCTTCTGAGTTCTACAACAAAGAAACTGGTAAATATGACCTTGCAGGCGAAGGCCGCACAGGTTTAACTTCTAAGGAAATGGTTGATTTCTACGAAGAGCTGGTAAATGAGTTCCCAATTCTGTCTATTGAAGACGGTTTGGACGAGAACGACTGGGAAGGCCACAAGCTTTTAACAGAGCGCATCGGCGACCGTGTTCAATTGGTGGGCGACGACTTGTTCGTAACAAACACGAAGAAGCTTGCTGAAGGTATCGAAAAAGGTATCTCTAACTCCATCCTAATCAAAGTAAACCAAATCGGTACTTTGACTGAAACATTTGAAGCAATCGAAATGGCAAAACGCGCTGGTTACACTGCAGTTGTTTCTCACCGCTCTGGTGAAACAGAAGATGCAACAATCGCTGACATCGCAGTTGCAACAAACGCAGGCCAAATCAAAACAGGTTCTATGAGCCGTACAGACCGCATTGCGAAGTACAACCAACTTCTTCGCATCGAAGATGAGCTAGGCGATCTAGCTGTTTACGCTGGTCTAAAATCTTTCTACAACTTGAAGAAGTAA
- the gap gene encoding type I glyceraldehyde-3-phosphate dehydrogenase — MAIKIGINGFGRIGRNVFRAALNNSNVEVVAINDLTDAATLAHLLKYDSVHGTLNAEVSVNGSNLVVNGKEIAVSAERNPAELAWGKLGVDIVVESTGFFTKRQDAAKHLEAGAKKVIISAPATDEDITIVMGVNEDKYDAAKHDVISNASCTTNCLAPFAKVLHENFEIRRGMMTTIHSYTNDQQILDLPHKDLRRARAAAENMIPTSTGAAKAVSLVLPELKGKLNGGAVRVPTSNVSLVDLVVELGKEVTVEEVNAALKAAAEGELKGILAYSEEPLVSRDYNGSTASSTIDALSTMTMEGNMIKVLSWYDNETGYSNRVVDLVDYIASKGL; from the coding sequence ATGGCAATTAAAATTGGTATCAATGGTTTTGGACGTATTGGACGTAATGTATTTCGTGCAGCTCTTAACAACAGCAATGTAGAAGTTGTAGCAATTAACGATTTAACAGATGCAGCTACTTTAGCGCACCTATTGAAATATGACTCTGTACACGGCACTTTGAATGCAGAAGTATCTGTTAATGGCAGCAACCTTGTTGTAAACGGCAAAGAAATCGCAGTATCAGCAGAGCGTAACCCTGCTGAGCTTGCTTGGGGCAAATTAGGCGTAGACATCGTAGTAGAATCTACTGGTTTCTTCACAAAGCGTCAAGACGCTGCAAAACACTTAGAAGCAGGCGCGAAAAAAGTTATTATCTCTGCACCAGCTACTGACGAAGATATCACAATCGTTATGGGTGTTAACGAAGACAAATACGATGCTGCGAAGCACGATGTAATCTCTAACGCTTCTTGTACAACAAACTGCTTGGCTCCATTTGCAAAAGTTCTTCATGAGAACTTCGAAATCCGTCGCGGTATGATGACAACAATTCACTCTTATACAAACGACCAACAAATTCTTGACTTGCCGCACAAAGACCTTCGTCGTGCACGTGCAGCAGCTGAGAACATGATCCCAACTTCAACTGGTGCAGCGAAAGCAGTATCTCTAGTATTGCCTGAGCTAAAAGGTAAGTTGAACGGTGGCGCGGTTCGCGTTCCGACTTCTAACGTATCTCTAGTTGACCTAGTTGTTGAGCTTGGTAAAGAAGTAACAGTAGAAGAAGTAAACGCAGCACTAAAAGCAGCTGCTGAAGGCGAGCTAAAAGGTATTCTTGCATACAGCGAAGAGCCACTAGTATCTCGTGACTACAACGGCTCTACTGCATCTTCTACAATCGATGCATTGTCCACAATGACTATGGAAGGTAACATGATTAAAGTTCTTTCTTGGTACGATAACGAAACTGGTTACTCTAACCGCGTTGTTGACCTTGTTGACTACATCGCTTCCAAAGGTCTTTAA
- the pgk gene encoding phosphoglycerate kinase, whose protein sequence is MNKKSIRDVDVKGKRVFCRVDFNVPMKDGQITDETRIRAALPTIQYLMEKGAKVILASHFGRPKGQVVEEMRLTPVAKRLGELLGKNVAKTDEAYGPEVQAAIAEMNEGDVLVLENVRFYPGEEKNDPALAKEFAALADLYVNDAFGAAHRAHASTAGIAEYIPAVSGLLMEKEIEVLGKALSNPERPFTAIIGGAKVKDKIGVIRNLLDKVDNLIIGGGLAYTFVKAQGYEIGKSLCEDDKLDLAKEFMQMAKEKGVNFYMPVDVVVGDDFSENANTQEVGVDAIPSDWEGMDIGPKTREIYADVIRNSKLVIWNGPMGVFEMDKFANGTKAVAEALAESTDTYSVIGGGDSAAAVEKFGLADKMSHISTGGGASLEFMEGKELPGVVRLNDK, encoded by the coding sequence ATGAACAAGAAATCAATTCGTGACGTGGATGTAAAAGGCAAACGCGTATTTTGCCGCGTTGACTTTAACGTACCAATGAAGGACGGGCAAATTACGGACGAAACACGTATCCGCGCGGCTCTTCCTACAATTCAGTACTTAATGGAGAAAGGCGCGAAAGTGATTCTTGCTAGCCACTTTGGTCGTCCAAAGGGTCAAGTTGTAGAAGAAATGCGTCTTACACCAGTAGCAAAGCGCCTTGGCGAATTGCTCGGTAAAAACGTTGCAAAAACAGACGAAGCTTACGGACCAGAAGTACAAGCTGCTATTGCTGAAATGAATGAAGGCGATGTATTGGTTCTTGAAAACGTTCGTTTCTATCCGGGCGAAGAAAAGAACGATCCAGCACTTGCAAAAGAATTTGCAGCACTTGCTGACTTGTATGTCAATGACGCATTTGGCGCGGCGCACCGTGCACATGCTTCTACTGCTGGTATCGCGGAATATATCCCGGCAGTATCCGGTCTATTGATGGAAAAAGAAATTGAGGTATTGGGTAAGGCATTATCCAATCCAGAGCGTCCGTTCACAGCTATTATTGGCGGTGCAAAAGTAAAAGATAAAATCGGCGTAATCCGTAACTTGCTGGACAAGGTTGACAACCTAATTATTGGTGGAGGTCTTGCTTATACATTTGTGAAAGCACAAGGCTATGAAATCGGTAAATCTTTATGCGAAGACGATAAACTTGATCTTGCCAAAGAGTTTATGCAAATGGCAAAAGAAAAAGGTGTTAACTTCTACATGCCAGTAGATGTTGTTGTTGGTGATGACTTCTCTGAAAATGCAAACACACAAGAAGTAGGTGTTGATGCAATCCCTAGCGACTGGGAAGGGATGGACATCGGGCCAAAAACACGCGAAATTTATGCGGATGTCATTCGCAACTCCAAGCTTGTTATTTGGAACGGACCGATGGGTGTATTTGAAATGGACAAGTTCGCAAATGGAACAAAAGCAGTAGCAGAAGCTCTTGCGGAATCTACGGATACATATTCCGTTATCGGCGGCGGCGACTCTGCGGCAGCGGTTGAAAAATTCGGTTTAGCTGACAAGATGAGCCACATTTCTACAGGCGGCGGCGCATCTCTTGAGTTTATGGAAGGCAAGGAACTTCCGGGCGTTGTACGTCTAAACGACAAGTAA
- a CDS encoding carboxylesterase, which translates to MMKVVAPKPFTFEAGERAVLLLHGFTGHSADVRMLGRFLEKKGYTSHAPIYKGHGVPPEQLVHTGPEDWWSDVMNAYNHLKGLGYEKIAAVGLSLGGVFSLKLSYTVPVVGVVPMCAPMYIKSEETMYEGILAYAREYKRYEGKSPEQIEEEMNAFRQTPMNTLRALQDLIRDVRNNIDMIYSPTFVVQARHDEMINTDSANIIYNGVESHLKKIKWYEDSTHVITLDKEKDALHEDVYNFLEQLDW; encoded by the coding sequence ATCATGAAAGTAGTTGCACCCAAACCATTTACATTTGAAGCTGGCGAGCGCGCTGTTTTATTACTACACGGATTTACTGGTCATTCCGCTGATGTACGTATGCTTGGCCGCTTTTTAGAGAAAAAAGGCTATACATCGCATGCCCCTATTTATAAAGGTCACGGTGTGCCGCCTGAGCAGCTTGTCCATACAGGGCCAGAGGATTGGTGGAGCGATGTAATGAACGCCTACAATCATTTAAAAGGGCTTGGTTACGAAAAGATTGCTGCGGTTGGTCTATCACTTGGCGGCGTATTTTCGCTCAAGCTGTCATATACAGTTCCTGTTGTCGGTGTTGTGCCAATGTGCGCGCCCATGTACATTAAAAGCGAAGAAACGATGTATGAAGGAATTTTAGCATACGCAAGAGAATATAAGCGCTATGAAGGCAAGTCACCCGAGCAAATTGAGGAAGAGATGAATGCGTTTCGTCAAACGCCAATGAATACACTGCGCGCTCTGCAGGACTTAATCCGTGATGTACGTAATAACATTGACATGATTTACAGCCCAACCTTTGTTGTACAAGCACGCCACGATGAAATGATTAACACGGACAGTGCTAACATCATTTATAACGGCGTAGAATCACATCTAAAGAAAATCAAATGGTATGAAGACTCAACGCATGTCATCACACTAGATAAAGAAAAAGATGCATTGCATGAGGACGTCTACAATTTCTTAGAGCAACTGGATTGGTAA
- a CDS encoding TetR/AcrR family transcriptional regulator, with amino-acid sequence MKVNKALVVETAAALADEQGIDTVTLAAVAQRLSIKTPSLYNHVDGLAGLRKEMALYGIRQLTEVLTQASIGKAGDKALLSIGLSYVTFVRQHPGLYEATLPAAAHDEEIQAAGDALVRLLLRVLEEYQLEEEDALHLVRGFRSIVHGFSSLEQKRGFGLSLDRDESLRRLLSTFIKGLHEKLEM; translated from the coding sequence ATGAAAGTCAATAAAGCACTCGTTGTCGAAACAGCAGCGGCGCTTGCTGATGAACAAGGAATAGATACTGTAACGCTGGCGGCCGTTGCACAGCGCCTTAGTATCAAAACACCATCTCTGTACAATCACGTAGATGGTCTCGCAGGCTTACGAAAAGAAATGGCCCTTTACGGTATTCGTCAGCTTACAGAAGTACTAACACAAGCTTCTATCGGAAAAGCCGGCGACAAAGCCTTGCTGTCTATCGGTTTATCGTATGTCACGTTTGTGCGTCAGCATCCTGGTTTATATGAAGCTACCTTGCCTGCCGCCGCACATGACGAGGAAATACAGGCTGCCGGCGACGCTTTAGTTCGTCTACTGCTGCGTGTTCTCGAAGAATATCAGTTAGAGGAAGAAGATGCTCTTCACCTTGTGAGAGGGTTCCGCAGTATTGTACACGGCTTTTCTTCTTTAGAACAAAAGAGAGGCTTCGGCTTGTCTCTTGACCGTGATGAAAGTTTGCGCCGCTTGCTTTCTACTTTTATTAAAGGGCTACATGAGAAGTTAGAGATGTGA
- the rnr gene encoding ribonuclease R, producing the protein MEQGIQQNMDRLLAFMKEEAYKPLTVQELEDAFGIAEAAEFKDFVKALILMEEKGLVVRTRNNRYGLPEKMNLLRGKLTGHARGFAFVSPEEAGMDDIFIPPNELNGAMHGDIVLVRVSSESSGSRREGSVVRIVERGTKEIVGTYTESKNFGFVIPDDKRFVGDIFIPKNAAQGAVEGHKVVVKITAYPENRMSAEGEVIQILGHKNDPGVDILSVIHKHGLPQMFPADVLEQANNVPDEIDEADLKDRRDLRDQVIVTIDGADAKDLDDAVTVTKLANGNYKLGVHIADVSHYVKEGSPIDREAAERATSIYLVDRVIPMIPHRLSNGICSLNPKVNRLTLSCEMEINRNGEVVKHEIFQSVIKTTERMTYTDVNSILEDEDEALIERYEPLVPMFKDMAELASILREKRMKRGAIDFDFKEAKVLVDEDGHPQDVILRDRSTAEKLIEEFMLAANETVAEHFHWLNVPFMYRVHEDPKEDKLERFFQFITNFGYVVKGKANDIHPRALQQVLEMVQGQPEEMVISTVMLRSMKQARYDEKSLGHFGLSTEFYTHFTSPIRRYPDTIVHRLIRTYLIEGKMDAETQAEWKDKLPEIAEHSSNMERRAVEAERETDELKKAEYMLDKIGEEYDGIISSVTNFGLFVELPNTIEGLVHVSYLTDDYYRYDEKHFAMIGERTGNVFRIGDEIAIRVVNVNKDERAIDFEIVGMKGGAKRDRKPRAMVIEGGGGRRKRKEGETTHNRRGKAPRKDGKKKRAFFENAPVSKRKKKKKR; encoded by the coding sequence TTGGAACAAGGTATTCAGCAAAATATGGATAGGCTGCTTGCGTTCATGAAAGAAGAAGCGTATAAGCCTTTAACTGTTCAGGAATTAGAGGATGCATTCGGCATTGCTGAGGCAGCTGAATTTAAGGATTTTGTAAAAGCGTTAATTTTAATGGAAGAAAAGGGGTTAGTTGTGCGAACGCGCAATAACCGCTACGGTTTGCCGGAAAAGATGAACTTGCTGCGTGGCAAATTAACAGGTCATGCGCGCGGCTTTGCGTTTGTCTCGCCAGAAGAAGCGGGTATGGATGATATTTTTATCCCGCCAAATGAACTGAATGGCGCCATGCACGGTGATATTGTGTTGGTTCGGGTCAGCTCTGAGTCGAGCGGCAGCCGCCGTGAGGGCTCTGTTGTTCGCATCGTTGAGCGCGGCACAAAAGAGATTGTCGGTACATATACCGAATCAAAAAACTTTGGCTTTGTGATTCCAGACGACAAGCGCTTTGTTGGTGATATTTTTATTCCGAAAAATGCGGCTCAAGGTGCGGTCGAAGGGCATAAGGTTGTTGTGAAAATTACTGCCTACCCAGAAAATCGTATGAGTGCGGAGGGTGAGGTTATTCAAATCCTCGGTCATAAAAACGACCCGGGTGTGGATATTTTGTCTGTCATTCACAAGCACGGCTTGCCGCAAATGTTTCCTGCGGATGTGCTTGAGCAAGCGAACAATGTACCAGATGAAATTGATGAAGCAGATCTTAAAGATCGTCGTGATTTACGCGATCAAGTAATCGTTACAATTGACGGTGCAGATGCAAAGGACTTGGATGATGCTGTTACAGTTACAAAGCTTGCGAATGGTAATTATAAGCTAGGTGTTCATATTGCTGATGTGAGTCACTATGTAAAAGAAGGGTCACCAATTGACCGTGAAGCGGCAGAGCGTGCAACGAGTATTTATCTTGTAGATCGCGTTATTCCAATGATCCCGCATCGCTTGTCAAACGGTATTTGTTCCTTGAACCCAAAAGTAAATCGCCTTACATTATCATGTGAAATGGAAATTAACCGAAATGGTGAAGTGGTAAAGCACGAAATTTTCCAGAGCGTGATTAAAACGACAGAGCGCATGACGTATACGGATGTAAACAGTATTTTAGAGGATGAAGACGAAGCGCTAATTGAGCGCTACGAGCCGCTTGTCCCTATGTTCAAAGATATGGCGGAGCTCGCGTCAATTTTGCGCGAAAAGCGAATGAAGCGCGGCGCTATTGATTTTGATTTTAAAGAAGCAAAGGTTCTTGTGGATGAAGACGGACACCCACAAGATGTGATTTTACGAGATCGTTCTACCGCTGAAAAGTTAATTGAGGAGTTCATGCTAGCAGCAAATGAAACGGTGGCAGAGCATTTCCATTGGCTTAACGTACCATTTATGTACCGTGTGCATGAAGACCCGAAGGAAGATAAGCTAGAGCGCTTCTTTCAGTTCATCACAAATTTTGGTTACGTGGTAAAAGGAAAAGCAAATGATATTCATCCGCGTGCCCTGCAGCAGGTGCTTGAGATGGTACAGGGGCAGCCGGAGGAAATGGTAATCTCAACTGTCATGCTTCGCTCTATGAAGCAGGCGCGCTATGATGAAAAGAGTCTTGGTCATTTTGGGTTATCAACAGAGTTTTACACACATTTCACATCACCAATTCGTCGTTATCCAGATACCATTGTGCATCGCTTAATCCGCACATATTTAATTGAAGGCAAAATGGATGCAGAGACGCAGGCGGAATGGAAGGATAAATTGCCCGAGATCGCTGAGCATTCTTCCAACATGGAGCGCCGTGCAGTAGAAGCTGAGCGCGAAACAGATGAGTTGAAAAAAGCGGAGTATATGCTAGATAAAATCGGCGAGGAATATGATGGTATTATTAGCTCTGTAACTAACTTCGGTTTGTTTGTAGAATTGCCGAATACAATTGAAGGACTTGTTCATGTAAGCTATCTAACAGACGATTATTATCGATACGATGAAAAGCACTTTGCGATGATTGGAGAGCGTACAGGGAACGTCTTCCGCATCGGTGATGAAATTGCAATTCGTGTTGTAAATGTTAATAAAGATGAGCGTGCCATTGATTTTGAAATCGTTGGCATGAAGGGCGGCGCTAAACGTGACCGTAAGCCGCGCGCGATGGTCATTGAAGGCGGTGGTGGACGTCGCAAGCGTAAAGAAGGCGAAACGACGCATAATCGCCGCGGCAAAGCACCGCGCAAAGATGGGAAAAAGAAGCGGGCGTTTTTTGAAAACGCGCCGGTGTCTAAGCGAAAAAAGAAAAAGAAACGATAA
- a CDS encoding sugar-binding transcriptional regulator: MRSWIDYAKRLLPDLLPVMQTRMQILQYIRLTQPIGRRNLSASLNMTERVLRSEVQVLKEEHLIHVASAGMTLTESGMEVVTALEEFMREISGLKVLEAQLKETLNLEEVFVVAGDSDASPWVKQELGRASVACIKKRLGANNIVAVTGGTTLAAVADMMKSDFKNLDILFVPARGGIGESVENEANTICAKMAKNTNSSYRLLYVPDQISSEVYASIMTEPSVKSVLELIQASNIVIHGIGDALKMAQRRKTAETDWNKIVEGHAVGEAFGYYFDEHGKVVHKVLTAGMQLADLRHIPHVVAVAGGASKAKAIRAVVRQGHTSLLVTDEGAAKALLRGNP; the protein is encoded by the coding sequence ATGCGTTCATGGATTGATTATGCAAAACGATTATTGCCCGATCTGCTACCTGTTATGCAAACACGCATGCAAATTCTGCAATACATACGACTTACGCAGCCGATTGGCCGCCGGAATTTGTCTGCTAGTTTAAACATGACAGAACGTGTGTTGCGAAGTGAAGTACAGGTTTTAAAAGAAGAGCACTTGATTCATGTAGCTTCCGCCGGTATGACGCTAACAGAAAGTGGTATGGAGGTTGTCACAGCATTAGAAGAATTTATGCGAGAAATTTCCGGATTAAAGGTTTTAGAAGCACAGCTTAAGGAAACATTAAATCTGGAGGAAGTTTTCGTAGTAGCAGGTGACAGCGATGCTTCTCCTTGGGTAAAGCAAGAGCTGGGCCGTGCCAGCGTAGCGTGCATAAAGAAGCGGCTGGGCGCGAATAATATCGTTGCCGTAACCGGAGGTACAACGCTCGCGGCTGTAGCGGACATGATGAAATCGGACTTTAAAAATCTGGATATACTGTTTGTCCCGGCACGAGGTGGCATTGGTGAAAGCGTCGAAAATGAAGCGAACACCATTTGTGCCAAAATGGCTAAAAACACAAACAGCAGCTACCGTCTTCTATACGTTCCGGATCAAATTAGCAGCGAAGTGTATGCATCCATTATGACAGAGCCATCTGTGAAATCTGTGCTGGAACTTATTCAAGCTTCCAACATCGTGATTCATGGTATCGGTGATGCACTTAAAATGGCGCAAAGACGTAAAACCGCTGAAACAGACTGGAATAAAATTGTAGAAGGACACGCGGTAGGAGAAGCATTCGGGTATTACTTTGATGAACATGGTAAGGTGGTACACAAGGTACTCACAGCAGGCATGCAACTTGCAGATTTACGCCATATTCCGCATGTGGTGGCTGTAGCAGGCGGCGCTTCAAAGGCAAAGGCTATTCGCGCAGTCGTTAGACAAGGACACACATCACTATTGGTGACGGATGAAGGCGCAGCAAAAGCGTTACTAAGGGGAAACCCTTAA
- the tpiA gene encoding triose-phosphate isomerase, whose translation MRKPIIAGNWKMHKTLSEAVSFVEEVKGNIPSSQAVDSVVCSPALFLERLVAATEGSDLKVGAQNMHFENSGAFTGEISPAALSDLKVSYVVLGHSERREMFAETDETVNKKTLAAFANGLTPIVCCGETLEERESGKTFDLVAEQVTKALNGLTAEQAKATVIAYEPIWAIGTGKSSSASDANEVCAHIRKVVAEQFSADVAEAVRIQYGGSVKPENIKEYMAQPDIDGALVGGASLEPNSFLQLLEAVK comes from the coding sequence ATGCGTAAACCTATTATCGCAGGAAACTGGAAAATGCATAAAACGCTATCCGAGGCGGTTAGCTTTGTTGAAGAAGTAAAAGGAAACATTCCTAGCTCGCAAGCAGTGGACTCTGTTGTGTGCTCTCCGGCACTATTTTTAGAGCGACTTGTAGCGGCTACGGAAGGCTCTGACCTAAAGGTTGGCGCACAAAACATGCACTTTGAAAACAGCGGTGCGTTCACTGGGGAAATTAGCCCAGCTGCACTGAGCGATTTGAAAGTAAGCTATGTTGTACTTGGTCACTCTGAGCGCCGTGAAATGTTTGCGGAAACAGATGAGACAGTAAACAAAAAAACATTGGCGGCATTTGCAAACGGCTTGACCCCGATTGTATGCTGCGGTGAGACCCTGGAAGAGCGCGAAAGCGGCAAAACGTTTGATCTTGTAGCGGAACAAGTGACAAAAGCGTTAAATGGCTTAACAGCAGAACAAGCAAAAGCAACAGTGATTGCCTACGAGCCAATCTGGGCAATCGGTACAGGTAAATCTTCATCTGCAAGCGATGCAAACGAAGTATGCGCACACATCCGTAAAGTTGTAGCGGAACAATTTTCAGCAGATGTGGCAGAAGCAGTTCGTATTCAATACGGCGGCAGCGTAAAACCTGAAAACATTAAAGAATATATGGCACAGCCTGATATCGACGGCGCATTAGTGGGCGGCGCAAGCTTGGAGCCAAACTCTTTCTTGCAGCTTTTGGAGGCTGTAAAGTAA
- the gpmI gene encoding 2,3-bisphosphoglycerate-independent phosphoglycerate mutase, with the protein MSKKPTALIILDGFALREETYGNSIAQANKPNFDRYWNQFPHTTLKASGEAVGLPEGQMGNSEVGHLNIGAGRIVYQSLTRVNVAIREGEFNQNETFLKAIQHVKQAGTALHLFGLLSDGGVHSHIDHMFALLRLAAQEGLEKVYVHAFLDGRDVGPQTAKKYLDATYKVMEETGTGQLATVSGRYYSMDRDKRWDRVEKCYRAMVYGEGPTYKDAYECVNDSYENGIFDEFVLPSVMLKEDGTPVGTINDDDAIIFYNFRPDRAIQISRVFTNEDFREFDRGEKVPRIPEFVCMTQFSETVGGYVAFKPTNLDNTLGEVVSQAGLKQLRIAETEKYPHVTFFFSGGREAEFPGEERILINSPKVATYDLQPEMSIYEVTDALLKEIEADKHDMIILNFANCDMVGHSGMMEPTIKAVEATDECLGKVVDAILAKGGQAIITADHGNADEELTPDGQPMTAHTTNPVPCIVTKQDVTLREDGILGDLAPTMLSLLGIEQPKEMTGKTLIQG; encoded by the coding sequence ATGAGCAAAAAACCAACAGCTTTGATTATTCTAGATGGCTTTGCTTTACGTGAAGAAACTTACGGCAATTCAATCGCACAAGCGAACAAGCCAAACTTTGATCGCTACTGGAACCAATTCCCGCATACGACGTTAAAGGCGAGCGGCGAAGCGGTTGGTCTTCCGGAAGGTCAGATGGGGAACTCAGAGGTAGGTCACTTAAATATTGGTGCCGGCCGCATTGTATACCAAAGCTTAACGCGCGTAAACGTTGCGATTCGTGAAGGTGAGTTCAATCAAAACGAAACATTTTTAAAAGCAATTCAACATGTGAAACAAGCGGGGACTGCACTTCACTTATTCGGATTATTATCTGATGGTGGTGTACACAGCCATATTGACCACATGTTTGCCTTGCTTCGCTTAGCGGCGCAGGAAGGTCTGGAAAAGGTATATGTACATGCCTTCCTCGATGGCCGTGATGTAGGTCCGCAAACAGCGAAAAAGTATTTAGATGCGACTTATAAAGTGATGGAAGAAACGGGTACAGGACAGCTTGCTACTGTTTCTGGACGCTATTATTCCATGGACCGCGATAAGCGCTGGGATCGTGTTGAAAAATGCTACCGCGCTATGGTGTACGGTGAAGGACCAACTTACAAAGATGCCTACGAGTGCGTAAACGATTCATACGAAAACGGAATCTTCGATGAGTTCGTCTTACCATCTGTTATGTTAAAAGAAGACGGTACGCCGGTTGGAACGATTAACGATGATGATGCAATCATCTTCTATAACTTCCGTCCAGATCGTGCAATTCAAATTTCACGTGTTTTCACAAATGAAGATTTTCGTGAATTTGATCGCGGTGAAAAAGTACCGCGCATTCCTGAATTCGTCTGCATGACGCAGTTCAGTGAAACGGTTGGAGGCTACGTTGCCTTTAAACCAACAAACCTTGACAACACGTTGGGAGAAGTTGTGTCTCAAGCAGGCCTAAAGCAACTTCGCATTGCGGAAACGGAAAAGTATCCGCACGTAACGTTCTTCTTCAGCGGTGGACGCGAAGCGGAATTCCCAGGTGAAGAGCGCATCCTAATTAACTCTCCAAAGGTTGCGACATATGATTTGCAGCCTGAAATGAGCATTTATGAAGTAACAGATGCCCTATTGAAGGAAATTGAAGCAGACAAGCATGACATGATTATTTTAAACTTTGCAAACTGTGACATGGTAGGTCACTCCGGTATGATGGAGCCGACCATCAAAGCTGTAGAAGCGACAGATGAGTGCCTAGGAAAAGTTGTGGACGCTATTCTTGCCAAAGGCGGACAAGCTATCATTACGGCAGACCACGGTAACGCGGATGAAGAGTTAACGCCGGATGGTCAACCAATGACAGCTCACACAACAAATCCAGTGCCATGCATCGTAACAAAGCAAGATGTAACACTTCGTGAAGATGGTATTCTTGGTGATCTTGCCCCAACAATGCTTTCATTACTTGGAATTGAACAACCGAAAGAAATGACAGGAAAAACATTAATTCAAGGATAA
- the secG gene encoding preprotein translocase subunit SecG, with protein MNTFLSVLLIIVSVVLVILVLLQSSKSAGLSGAISGGAEQLFGKQKARGLEAVLEKMTVVFAVLFFVLAMAVTYVNLA; from the coding sequence GTGAATACATTTCTATCGGTCTTATTGATTATTGTATCTGTAGTGTTGGTTATCCTTGTTCTGTTGCAGTCCAGTAAAAGCGCTGGTCTTTCCGGCGCAATCTCGGGCGGAGCGGAGCAATTGTTCGGAAAGCAAAAAGCGCGCGGTCTTGAAGCAGTTTTAGAAAAAATGACAGTGGTATTCGCTGTACTCTTTTTCGTGTTAGCAATGGCCGTAACTTACGTGAACCTAGCTTAA